Proteins encoded by one window of Pirellulales bacterium:
- a CDS encoding ABC transporter ATP-binding protein gives MRSSASLVVNQTFTMPPLVQIENLRTWFYTDEGVVRAVDDVSLTIPRGKTLGVVGESGCGKSVTALSIMRLVSSPGHIAGGRIVLHDNGQPLVLSELTDREMRRIRGGKISMIFQEPMTSLNPVFTIGAQIAEAVRLHQKASAAEARRRAIDMLRKVDIPAPEKRVDEYPHQFSGGMRQRAMIAMALSCNPQLLIADEPTTALDVTIQAQILDLLRSLQREFGMSILMITHDLGIVAEMADDVAVMYASKVVEYAPVQELFAHPLHPYTVGLFQSRPEAGKTNSPTIPRNGQRLRTIPGMVPSPLYFPSGCKFHPRCPFNDGQRCTAEEPELREITPGHFARCHFAGQLDFSKGGWK, from the coding sequence ATGCGATCCTCTGCGTCCCTTGTGGTAAATCAAACCTTTACTATGCCTCCTCTGGTGCAAATCGAAAACCTCCGCACGTGGTTTTACACCGACGAGGGCGTGGTCCGCGCGGTGGACGATGTTTCGTTAACCATTCCCCGCGGCAAAACTTTGGGCGTGGTGGGCGAAAGCGGTTGTGGCAAAAGCGTTACGGCCCTGTCCATCATGCGGCTGGTATCATCGCCGGGTCACATTGCCGGCGGGCGAATTGTTTTGCACGACAATGGTCAACCGCTGGTGCTGTCTGAATTAACCGACCGGGAAATGCGGCGCATTCGCGGCGGAAAAATCTCCATGATTTTTCAAGAGCCCATGACGTCGCTCAATCCAGTGTTCACCATCGGTGCACAAATTGCCGAGGCCGTGCGGCTGCATCAAAAAGCCAGCGCCGCCGAAGCGCGCCGCCGCGCAATCGACATGCTCCGCAAAGTCGATATTCCCGCGCCGGAAAAGCGGGTCGATGAATACCCGCACCAGTTTTCCGGCGGTATGCGGCAACGGGCGATGATTGCCATGGCCCTCTCGTGTAATCCACAACTGTTGATTGCCGACGAGCCAACCACCGCCCTGGACGTCACGATTCAAGCCCAAATTCTCGATCTGTTGCGCTCCTTGCAGCGAGAATTTGGTATGTCGATTTTGATGATCACGCATGATCTGGGCATTGTGGCCGAAATGGCGGACGACGTGGCGGTGATGTATGCCTCCAAGGTTGTGGAATACGCTCCTGTGCAGGAGCTGTTTGCTCATCCACTGCATCCGTACACCGTGGGACTATTCCAATCGCGGCCCGAAGCTGGCAAGACAAACTCCCCTACTATTCCACGCAATGGACAACGATTGCGAACCATTCCCGGCATGGTGCCTAGCCCATTGTATTTTCCCAGTGGTTGCAAATTTCATCCACGTTGCCCGTTCAATGATGGCCAGCGTTGTACGGCAGAAGAGCCCGAACTCCGCGAAATTACTCCGGGCCACTTTGCCCGCTGCCACTTTGCGGGTCAGTTGGATTTTTCCAAAGGAGGCTGGAAATAA
- a CDS encoding oligopeptide/dipeptide ABC transporter ATP-binding protein: MAGPLLQVENLQQHFPVRKGVLRTVAGYVRAVDGISFEIAEGETLGLVGESGCGKTTAGRTLLKLLKPTNGRIHFAGRDITRLHGAGLRSLRRDMQIVFQDPYGSLNPRMTVRSIVEEGLVVHGLGNRRQRLNRVIESLEETGLDRRYLNRYPHEFSGGQRQRISIARALALKPRFVVLDEPISALDVSIQSQIINLLVQLREELKLTYLFISHDLSVVEYISDRVAVMYLGEIVELAGSYELYRNPLHPYTHSLLSSIPSMDPGRRRKRILLQGDVPSPINPPSGCRFHPRCPLAMDVCRTTPPRELKLATAAVAEPNSSRATNGLDHVHLVRCHAVEQELERGQTDTAQISRTIREQMANKQPATN, encoded by the coding sequence GTGGCGGGTCCCTTGCTACAAGTCGAAAACCTGCAGCAGCACTTTCCAGTGCGCAAAGGAGTATTGCGAACGGTGGCAGGGTATGTCCGGGCGGTCGACGGAATCTCGTTTGAAATTGCCGAGGGAGAAACGCTGGGACTGGTGGGCGAAAGCGGCTGCGGAAAAACCACGGCCGGCCGAACATTGCTGAAATTGCTGAAGCCCACCAACGGGCGTATCCACTTTGCCGGCCGCGACATTACCCGGTTGCACGGGGCCGGTTTGCGCAGCCTTCGGCGCGACATGCAAATTGTGTTTCAAGATCCGTACGGCTCGCTCAATCCGCGCATGACAGTCCGTAGCATTGTCGAAGAAGGCTTGGTCGTGCACGGCCTGGGGAATCGGCGGCAACGGCTGAACCGAGTAATTGAATCACTAGAAGAAACGGGGCTCGATCGCCGCTACCTGAACCGGTATCCCCACGAGTTTTCCGGGGGGCAGCGGCAGCGGATTAGCATTGCCCGGGCGTTGGCCTTGAAGCCGCGGTTTGTGGTGTTGGACGAACCGATTTCAGCGCTCGATGTTTCGATTCAATCGCAGATTATCAATCTGCTGGTGCAGTTACGTGAAGAGTTAAAGCTGACGTACTTATTCATTTCGCACGATTTGTCGGTGGTGGAATACATCAGCGACCGAGTAGCGGTAATGTACTTGGGCGAAATTGTGGAGTTGGCCGGCAGCTACGAACTGTATCGGAATCCGTTGCATCCCTATACTCACTCGCTGCTGTCCAGTATCCCGTCGATGGATCCCGGACGCCGGCGGAAACGAATTTTACTGCAGGGAGACGTGCCCAGTCCGATCAATCCGCCGTCAGGCTGCCGGTTTCATCCTCGATGTCCCTTGGCCATGGACGTATGCCGCACGACTCCGCCGCGGGAGCTGAAGTTGGCAACTGCCGCCGTCGCTGAACCGAATTCATCCAGGGCAACAAATGGTTTGGATCACGTGCACCTGGTGCGCTGCCATGCCGTGGAACAGGAACTGGAGCGGGGCCAAACGGATACAGCTCAAATCAGCCGAACGATTCGTGAACAAATGGCTAACAAGCAACCGGCGACAAATTGA
- a CDS encoding sigma-70 family RNA polymerase sigma factor, whose amino-acid sequence MSSAIDIQSQTDTPEALARKTDEELLMEHRLRGGRRAFELLVQRYERELYSYLRRYLSDATMAEDVFQATFLQLYLKADQFEEGRKVRPWLYTIATNQAIDAQRRNRRHKMVSLDRRGHHHDTQDDVGSLLDLLTSKEPLAVDNLETDERRQWVQQAIAELPEALREAVLLVYYQGMKYREAAEVLDIPVGTVKSRMHAAILKLNEAWTNKHPSDDE is encoded by the coding sequence ATGAGTAGTGCCATCGACATACAATCGCAAACCGACACTCCCGAAGCTTTGGCTCGGAAAACCGACGAAGAGCTGTTAATGGAGCATCGGTTGCGTGGGGGTCGTCGGGCTTTTGAGTTGCTGGTGCAACGCTACGAACGCGAACTTTACAGCTATTTGCGTCGCTATCTGAGCGATGCCACGATGGCAGAAGACGTGTTCCAAGCGACGTTCCTGCAGTTGTATTTGAAGGCCGACCAGTTTGAAGAGGGACGCAAAGTGCGTCCGTGGCTGTACACCATCGCCACCAACCAGGCGATTGATGCCCAGCGTCGCAACCGGCGGCACAAAATGGTCAGCTTGGATCGCCGCGGTCATCACCACGATACGCAAGACGATGTCGGTTCGCTGCTCGATTTGCTCACCAGCAAAGAGCCGCTGGCAGTCGATAACTTAGAAACAGATGAGCGCCGCCAATGGGTGCAACAAGCCATTGCCGAGTTGCCCGAAGCGTTGCGCGAAGCCGTGTTATTGGTGTATTACCAAGGAATGAAGTATCGCGAGGCCGCCGAGGTGCTGGATATTCCCGTCGGCACCGTGAAAAGCCGGATGCATGCGGCCATTTTGAAATTGAACGAAGCGTGGACGAACAAACATCCGAGCGATGATGAGTAA
- a CDS encoding transposase: MKAEHLKPFGEPIHPGTRHSVANRKHDSALRLAAKQHLLRKNVTFRDDQIECLAGGFGELIRQIKLVVFALAIMPDHVHLVYPRPECDAEEFVGMLKRAGSRALRKAGLHPFGKVDDTRAKGESRTACVDAGEADEEISRVDAGAKRERRLPTPWAEKAWHVYLHDKQEIRHRIGYVVQNPIQAGRPAQHWDFVTAFHDTPRGCG; encoded by the coding sequence GTGAAAGCCGAGCACTTGAAACCCTTTGGGGAACCGATTCATCCTGGCACGCGACACTCGGTTGCAAATCGAAAACACGATTCAGCCCTGCGGCTTGCGGCGAAACAACATCTGCTGCGGAAGAATGTCACATTCCGCGACGACCAAATTGAATGTCTGGCTGGCGGTTTTGGTGAATTGATCCGGCAAATAAAACTCGTCGTGTTTGCATTGGCGATCATGCCGGACCATGTGCACTTGGTTTATCCTCGACCCGAATGCGATGCGGAGGAATTTGTGGGCATGCTGAAGCGCGCGGGATCCAGGGCGCTGCGGAAAGCGGGGCTGCATCCGTTTGGCAAGGTCGATGATACCCGCGCGAAAGGTGAAAGCAGAACCGCTTGCGTGGACGCGGGTGAAGCGGACGAAGAAATATCCCGCGTGGACGCGGGGGCTAAGCGGGAGAGGCGGTTGCCCACACCATGGGCCGAGAAAGCCTGGCACGTTTATTTACACGACAAGCAGGAAATACGGCACAGGATTGGATACGTAGTGCAGAATCCCATCCAAGCGGGCAGGCCCGCGCAGCATTGGGATTTCGTGACGGCGTTTCACGATACGCCGCGTGGTTGCGGGTAA
- a CDS encoding HNH endonuclease, which produces MTAFAQGGLSSSVLVLNRFYMAVHVINVRRALGLLFRELAEVIHFEEGQYANYNFETWLEISTMRAACKQQHEDWIRAVNFELQAPRVIRLLSYDKVPRQTLRFNRRNLFARDGNHCQYCGKVFPTSELSLDHIMPRSRGGETSWENVVCACVNCNVRKGGRTPHEAHMKLVRPPIKPKRSPLLSVKLDNPKYESWKTFVDSAYWTVDLK; this is translated from the coding sequence ATGACGGCATTTGCTCAAGGCGGGCTTAGTTCCAGCGTGTTGGTGCTCAACCGGTTTTACATGGCGGTGCACGTCATCAACGTCCGCCGGGCCTTGGGACTGTTGTTCCGCGAGCTGGCCGAAGTCATTCATTTCGAAGAAGGCCAATACGCCAACTACAACTTCGAAACCTGGTTGGAAATCAGCACCATGCGGGCCGCCTGCAAGCAGCAGCACGAAGATTGGATTCGCGCTGTCAATTTCGAGCTGCAAGCCCCGCGCGTCATCCGGCTGCTCTCTTACGATAAAGTGCCGCGGCAAACGCTGCGCTTCAACCGCCGCAATCTGTTTGCCCGCGACGGCAACCATTGCCAATATTGCGGCAAAGTGTTCCCAACCAGCGAATTGAGCTTAGATCACATCATGCCCCGCAGCCGCGGCGGCGAAACCAGTTGGGAAAACGTGGTGTGCGCCTGCGTCAACTGCAACGTGCGCAAAGGGGGCCGCACGCCGCACGAAGCGCACATGAAATTGGTCCGCCCGCCAATTAAGCCGAAGCGCAGCCCGCTATTGTCCGTGAAGCTCGATAACCCCAAGTACGAAAGCTGGAAAACCTTCGTCGACAGCGCCTACTGGACCGTCGATTTGAAATAG